One genomic region from Cellulomonas fengjieae encodes:
- the proC gene encoding pyrroline-5-carboxylate reductase, whose translation MTDEATGDRPQVAVLGGGVMGETLLSALLTAGWVPEQVEVTERVVQRADELAGRYGVRTGASNAEAAARADVVLLAVKPNVVAAVLAEVKDALRGGALVVSVAAGLPLAVYEQHLEPAQPVVRVMPNTPAVVGKGASAIAPGTHATEGHLVLVEQMLAATGLVVRVEEKDLDAVTAISGSGPAYAFYLIDAMAEAGVLLGLPRDLATRLAVATVEGSAALAAQSGDHPAVLRERVSSPGGTTVAAVQVLDAHGVRAGIVAAALAARDRSRELGRQH comes from the coding sequence ATGACCGACGAGGCCACCGGCGACAGGCCGCAGGTCGCCGTGCTGGGCGGCGGTGTCATGGGGGAGACCCTGCTCAGCGCGCTGCTGACCGCGGGATGGGTGCCGGAGCAGGTCGAGGTCACCGAGCGCGTGGTCCAGCGGGCCGACGAGCTCGCCGGTCGCTACGGCGTGCGCACCGGGGCGTCGAACGCCGAGGCGGCGGCCCGTGCGGACGTGGTGCTGCTGGCGGTCAAGCCGAACGTCGTGGCCGCGGTGCTGGCCGAGGTCAAGGACGCGTTGCGCGGGGGCGCCCTGGTGGTCAGCGTGGCAGCCGGGCTGCCCCTCGCCGTCTACGAGCAGCACCTCGAGCCCGCTCAGCCCGTGGTCCGGGTCATGCCGAACACGCCCGCCGTCGTCGGCAAGGGCGCCAGCGCGATCGCGCCCGGCACGCACGCCACCGAGGGGCACCTGGTCCTGGTGGAGCAGATGCTCGCCGCCACCGGCCTCGTGGTCCGCGTCGAGGAGAAGGACCTCGACGCGGTGACCGCCATCTCGGGCTCCGGGCCGGCCTACGCGTTCTACCTGATCGACGCGATGGCGGAGGCGGGCGTCCTGCTCGGCCTCCCCCGGGACCTCGCGACGAGGCTCGCGGTGGCCACCGTCGAGGGCTCCGCGGCGCTCGCGGCGCAGTCCGGCGACCATCCGGCGGTGCTGCGCGAGCGGGTGTCGTCGCCGGGGGGGACCACCGTCGCCGCGGTCCAGGTGCTCGACGCGCACGGGGTCCGGGCCGGCATCGTCGCCGCGGCACTGGCCGCCCGGGACCGCTCGCGCGAGCTCGGCCGGCAGCACTGA
- a CDS encoding xylulokinase, protein MTVEPHGEDARAITAGRTTLGIELGSTRIKAVLIGPDHATLGSGSHDWENQLVDRVWTYSLDAVWAGIQESVAALLADVEQRHGVRPTTVAAMGVSAMMHGYLAFDEAGELLVPFRTWRNTSTGHAAEELTELFGQNIPLRWSIAHLRQAELDAEPHVPDITFVTTLAGYVHWKLTGRKVLGIGDASGLFPIDPLTRTYDARMLAEYPGAALASFLPEVLVAGQDAGHLTEAGAALLDPTGTLQAGIPLCPPEGDAGTGMVATNAVAPRTGNVSVGTSIFAMVVLEKPLTSVHHELDLVTTPSGDLVAMVHCNNGASELGAWAELFGQFAAALGRPAEPDEVFGALLREALRGDADGGGLLAYNYLSGEPITSMPEGRPLFARTPDSRLTLANFMRTQVYSAFGTLSLGMRVLRDEGVELDAMYAHGGLFRTEGVAQRLLAAAVAAPVTVGSTAGEGGAWGIAVLAAYLAAAPEQDLSTYLAERVFGSAETVTVAPDPEDVRGYDAYLVRYVAGLAIERAAVVAL, encoded by the coding sequence ATGACGGTCGAACCCCACGGTGAGGACGCCCGGGCGATCACCGCTGGTCGGACCACGCTCGGCATCGAGCTGGGCTCGACGCGCATCAAGGCCGTCCTGATCGGGCCGGACCACGCGACGCTGGGCAGCGGCAGCCACGACTGGGAGAACCAGCTCGTGGACCGCGTCTGGACGTACTCGCTGGACGCGGTCTGGGCCGGGATCCAGGAGTCCGTCGCCGCCCTGCTCGCCGACGTCGAGCAGCGGCACGGCGTGCGCCCGACCACGGTCGCGGCGATGGGGGTCTCCGCGATGATGCACGGCTATCTCGCGTTCGACGAGGCCGGCGAGCTGCTCGTCCCGTTCCGGACGTGGCGCAACACGAGCACCGGGCACGCCGCCGAGGAGCTGACCGAGCTGTTCGGCCAGAACATCCCGCTGCGCTGGTCCATCGCCCACCTGCGGCAGGCGGAGCTCGACGCGGAGCCGCACGTGCCGGACATCACCTTCGTCACCACGCTGGCCGGGTACGTGCACTGGAAGCTGACCGGGCGCAAGGTCCTCGGCATCGGCGACGCCTCGGGCCTGTTCCCGATCGACCCGCTGACCCGCACCTACGACGCCCGGATGCTCGCGGAGTACCCCGGGGCGGCGCTCGCCTCGTTCCTGCCCGAGGTGCTCGTGGCCGGGCAGGACGCGGGGCACCTCACCGAGGCCGGCGCTGCGCTGCTGGACCCGACCGGGACCCTGCAGGCCGGCATCCCGCTGTGCCCGCCGGAGGGCGACGCCGGCACGGGGATGGTCGCCACCAACGCCGTGGCGCCGCGCACGGGCAACGTGAGCGTCGGCACCAGCATCTTCGCGATGGTGGTCCTCGAGAAGCCGCTGACGTCCGTGCATCACGAGCTCGACCTCGTGACCACCCCGTCCGGGGACCTCGTCGCGATGGTGCACTGCAACAACGGGGCCAGCGAGCTCGGGGCGTGGGCCGAGCTGTTCGGCCAGTTCGCCGCGGCGCTGGGGCGTCCGGCGGAGCCCGACGAGGTCTTCGGGGCGCTGCTGCGCGAGGCGCTGCGAGGTGACGCGGACGGCGGCGGCCTCCTCGCCTACAACTACCTGTCCGGTGAGCCGATCACGAGCATGCCGGAGGGGCGGCCGCTGTTCGCGCGGACGCCGGACAGCAGGCTCACGCTGGCCAACTTCATGCGCACGCAGGTGTACAGCGCGTTCGGCACCCTGAGCCTCGGGATGCGCGTGCTGCGCGACGAGGGCGTCGAGCTCGACGCCATGTACGCGCACGGGGGGCTGTTCCGGACGGAAGGTGTCGCGCAGCGGCTGCTCGCCGCGGCGGTCGCCGCTCCGGTGACCGTCGGCAGCACCGCCGGTGAGGGTGGCGCCTGGGGCATCGCGGTGCTCGCCGCCTACCTCGCCGCGGCCCCCGAGCAGGACCTGAGCACCTACCTGGCGGAGCGCGTGTTCGGCTCGGCCGAGACGGTGACCGTGGCCCCCGACCCCGAGGACGTCCGCGGGTACGACGCCTACCTGGTCCGCTACGTCGCCGGCCTGGCGATCGAGCGGGCCGCGGTGGTGGCGCTGTGA
- a CDS encoding LacI family DNA-binding transcriptional regulator, with protein sequence MNSAARPPAMSDVAALAGVSHQTVSRVLNDHPSVRPETRDRVTQAILRLGYRRNSAARALVTRRSGTLGVVTPATALYGPTSTLVGLEEAARVVGWYVSVATIRQVDADSMHTAVEHFLDQGVDGVAIIAPTTEVAQAIAAIASPVPVVLISSASDVPPVAHLHAVGVDQRHGARLATQHLLDQGFADVVHVAGPQDWFDAQDRLAGWREVSGPAAPEHIEVGWDAADGYELGLRMVREGVPSAIFAANDQLALGLLHAFWESGVRVPDDVAVVGFDDEAGAAHYTPPLTTVRQDFGALGRLAVGSLQAAFAGEDVARQQLPAELVIRASSVPGRTLGARPTHLEDR encoded by the coding sequence ATGAACAGCGCCGCGCGCCCGCCGGCCATGAGCGACGTCGCCGCGCTCGCCGGCGTCTCCCACCAGACCGTGTCCCGGGTGCTCAACGACCACCCGAGCGTCCGGCCCGAGACCCGGGACCGCGTCACGCAGGCCATCCTCCGGCTCGGCTACCGCCGGAACAGCGCTGCCCGCGCGCTGGTCACCCGGCGGTCCGGCACGCTCGGCGTCGTCACGCCGGCGACCGCGCTGTACGGGCCGACGAGCACGCTCGTCGGGCTCGAGGAGGCCGCGCGCGTGGTCGGCTGGTACGTCTCGGTGGCGACCATCCGGCAGGTCGACGCCGACAGCATGCACACCGCCGTGGAGCACTTCCTCGACCAGGGCGTCGACGGCGTCGCGATCATCGCGCCGACCACGGAGGTCGCCCAGGCGATCGCGGCGATCGCCTCGCCGGTCCCCGTCGTACTGATCTCCTCGGCGTCCGACGTGCCGCCGGTGGCACACCTGCACGCCGTCGGCGTCGACCAGCGGCACGGGGCCCGGCTGGCCACCCAGCACCTGCTGGACCAGGGGTTCGCCGACGTGGTCCACGTCGCGGGCCCGCAGGACTGGTTCGACGCCCAGGACCGGCTCGCCGGGTGGCGTGAGGTCAGCGGCCCGGCCGCGCCGGAGCACATCGAGGTCGGCTGGGACGCCGCCGACGGCTACGAGCTCGGCCTGCGCATGGTCCGCGAGGGTGTGCCGTCGGCGATCTTCGCGGCCAACGACCAGCTCGCGCTCGGGCTCCTGCACGCGTTCTGGGAGTCCGGCGTCCGCGTGCCCGACGACGTGGCTGTGGTCGGCTTCGACGACGAGGCCGGTGCCGCGCACTACACGCCGCCGCTGACCACCGTCCGGCAGGACTTCGGGGCGCTCGGGCGCCTGGCCGTCGGTTCGCTGCAGGCCGCCTTCGCTGGTGAGGACGTCGCGCGCCAGCAGCTGCCGGCCGAGCTGGTGATCCGTGCGAGCTCGGTGCCGGGCCGTACCCTCGGAGCACGGCCGACCCACCTGGAGGACCGATGA
- a CDS encoding DUF7059 domain-containing protein, with protein MPSAPAPGAPLTDARLVDALRTDLSASGYGVVGVEEVLGAVAADALHREEPVPALRATAAAADDVVAALIRTFLLGVTTPRHTLERALPTLTVVGAEQLGLVEVDGDQVRARVDLRPYTAVDGTGEVDWWIASDLGELATGQALRTDHVLGVGGASTTLAQVTVRDERAHVLDLGTGCGIQALHASRHSRRVVGTDISRRALAFARFNAALAGLDEDRLALREGSMLEPVAGERFDLVVSNPPFVITPRTPGMPSYEYRDGGRAGDAIVRELIEGVGAVLAPGGVAQLLGNWEVRRGEQWHDRVGSWLDASGLDGWVVQRELQDPAQYAETWIRDGGTTPDRDRAAWAQRYGQWLDDFASRDVEGIGFGIVTLRRPVGEPSLRRLEEVTGTVRQPLGPAIAASLAAHDWLAAMTDDDLADQRLVVAPDVTEERYLTPGDPDPQVVLLRQGGGFGRAVQAGTALAGFVGVCDGELTVGQIVNALGALLEVGADAVAADVLPSARGLVRDGLLLPAS; from the coding sequence GTGCCCTCTGCTCCTGCGCCCGGTGCGCCCCTGACCGATGCGCGGCTCGTCGACGCGCTCCGCACCGACCTGTCCGCGTCCGGCTACGGGGTGGTCGGGGTCGAGGAGGTGCTCGGGGCGGTCGCCGCGGACGCGCTGCACCGCGAGGAGCCCGTGCCGGCGCTGCGGGCCACGGCCGCCGCGGCCGACGACGTCGTCGCGGCCCTGATCCGGACCTTCCTGCTCGGGGTCACCACCCCGCGGCACACCCTGGAGCGCGCGCTGCCGACCCTCACGGTCGTCGGCGCCGAGCAGCTGGGACTCGTGGAGGTCGACGGCGACCAGGTCCGCGCTCGGGTGGACCTGCGCCCGTACACCGCGGTCGACGGAACCGGGGAGGTCGACTGGTGGATCGCGTCGGACCTCGGCGAGCTGGCCACCGGGCAGGCGCTGCGGACCGACCACGTGCTCGGCGTCGGCGGGGCCTCCACCACGCTCGCGCAAGTCACCGTGCGCGACGAACGGGCCCACGTCCTGGACCTCGGCACAGGCTGTGGGATCCAGGCGCTGCACGCGTCGCGCCACTCCCGGCGGGTCGTGGGCACCGACATCTCGCGGCGCGCGCTGGCCTTCGCGCGGTTCAACGCCGCGCTCGCCGGTCTGGACGAGGACCGGCTCGCGCTGCGCGAGGGGTCGATGCTGGAGCCCGTCGCCGGGGAGCGGTTCGACCTCGTCGTGAGCAACCCGCCGTTCGTCATCACGCCGCGGACCCCCGGGATGCCGTCGTACGAGTACCGCGACGGCGGCCGGGCGGGCGACGCGATCGTGCGCGAGCTGATCGAGGGTGTCGGCGCGGTGCTGGCGCCGGGTGGCGTCGCGCAGCTGCTGGGCAACTGGGAGGTCCGCCGGGGCGAGCAGTGGCACGACCGGGTGGGGTCGTGGCTCGACGCGAGCGGGCTGGACGGCTGGGTGGTCCAGCGCGAGCTGCAGGACCCGGCGCAGTACGCCGAGACGTGGATCCGCGACGGCGGCACGACCCCGGACCGCGACCGCGCGGCCTGGGCGCAGCGGTACGGGCAGTGGCTGGACGACTTCGCCTCGCGCGACGTCGAGGGCATCGGGTTCGGCATCGTGACGCTGCGTAGGCCCGTCGGTGAGCCGTCGCTGCGTCGGCTCGAGGAGGTCACCGGCACGGTCCGGCAGCCGCTCGGTCCCGCGATCGCGGCGTCGTTGGCCGCGCACGACTGGCTCGCGGCGATGACCGATGACGACCTGGCGGACCAGCGGCTCGTCGTCGCGCCGGACGTCACCGAGGAGCGGTACCTGACCCCCGGCGACCCCGACCCGCAGGTGGTGCTGCTGCGCCAGGGCGGCGGGTTCGGCCGGGCCGTGCAGGCGGGGACCGCGCTCGCCGGGTTCGTCGGCGTGTGCGACGGCGAGCTCACGGTCGGCCAGATCGTCAACGCCCTGGGCGCCCTGCTGGAGGTCGGCGCCGACGCGGTGGCCGCGGACGTGCTGCCCTCAGCCCGCGGTCTGGTCCGCGACGGGTTGCTGCTGCCGGCGTCCTGA
- a CDS encoding glycosyl hydrolase, translating into MKNRYVTRALTAGITALALSGIVALPGRAAETVTIVDPDASPLTRSLFSYLDDVRGDGILFGHQHTTSYGLTFTGADGVQSDVKNMTGDHPAVFGWDTLILQGDEAPGSAGNTTDQNIAALDDYITQAHELGGINTLSAHIENFVTGGSFYDTTGDTLRAVLPGGAKNAELNAYLDDIAAAADGARDADGNLIPIIFRPWHENAGSWFWWGAAFGSPGEYKELYRYTVEYLRDLKGVSNFLYAFGPGSGFGGNAEQYLRTYPGDAFVDVFGLDAYDNTGSEAFLDGLVADLGMIADLADAKGKVSAFTEFGVTNGVGTGGSSPEQSFTKVLDAIKADPRASRSAYMQTWANFDAGQHYVPVTGDALLPDFQAYAADPFTLFAGEVTGAFDRAVDTTPAGPILHIASPADGARVATSPTTIRATVQNVDADRVYATVGDTEIDLSPGDGLWWSAPWDIPAEQLDNSTQTLEVHVVVDGVEVLTESSSVVLGPRPTFGPGVVDDFEGYGDDTALRAELVSYGANTLSLDTSGPSQALRMDYDFATQTYTGFGKQVSGDWSSFNELALWVDPDGSGNTMVLQLVAGGVSYEAYPSLEGTEPGVVTFPFVDWRPAPWDTANADRRITDADLRAVSQLNIYVNAAEDGTAASSGSIVVDDIAALPGVEPPPVFSDVLPGSPNVDSIIWLHEQGLVDAYADGTFRPSRPQTRQDAATLLYRYTDSTFVPAVRKPTFRDVPKKHAAYTAVEWLAHEGLVDTGIPLFLPRAPLDRSSAAELLWRLAGSPEPAAPEAFTDVPSWHPYGTAIAWATETGIIVPTSATRYGVLTVVTRGDFAGYLDRYDHRPSPLEPVVLSDFTDGAQGWGPVGEGTATGSDGALTIAAASPDGGWFGVAPAVADWTGRTELRFDVVSTTGFDTKAALQVGSSWTWCETAQVGWIAGPTADVVVDLATLSAECGAQLSDVKKVNLYLNAGTHVLDDVELH; encoded by the coding sequence ATGAAGAACCGCTATGTCACGCGCGCCCTCACCGCCGGCATCACCGCCCTCGCACTCAGCGGGATCGTGGCCCTGCCCGGGCGCGCGGCCGAGACCGTCACGATCGTCGACCCCGATGCCAGCCCGCTGACCCGCTCCCTGTTCTCCTACCTCGACGACGTGCGCGGCGACGGCATCCTGTTCGGCCACCAGCACACGACGTCGTACGGGCTCACGTTCACCGGCGCGGACGGCGTCCAGTCGGACGTGAAGAACATGACCGGCGACCACCCCGCTGTCTTCGGCTGGGACACGCTGATCCTGCAGGGCGACGAGGCCCCCGGGTCGGCGGGCAACACCACCGACCAGAACATCGCGGCGCTCGACGACTACATCACCCAGGCGCACGAGCTCGGCGGGATCAACACGCTCTCGGCGCACATCGAGAACTTCGTGACCGGCGGCAGCTTCTACGACACCACGGGTGACACCCTGCGGGCCGTGCTCCCGGGCGGAGCCAAGAACGCCGAGCTCAACGCGTACCTCGACGACATCGCCGCGGCCGCCGACGGAGCGCGCGACGCCGACGGCAACCTCATCCCGATCATCTTCCGGCCGTGGCACGAGAACGCCGGCTCGTGGTTCTGGTGGGGCGCCGCGTTCGGCTCACCGGGCGAGTACAAGGAGCTCTACCGGTACACGGTGGAGTACCTGCGCGACCTCAAGGGCGTCTCCAACTTCCTGTACGCCTTCGGCCCGGGCAGCGGCTTCGGCGGGAACGCCGAGCAGTACCTGCGCACCTACCCGGGCGACGCGTTCGTCGACGTCTTCGGCCTCGACGCGTACGACAACACCGGCTCCGAGGCGTTCCTGGACGGGCTGGTGGCGGACCTCGGCATGATCGCCGACCTCGCGGACGCCAAGGGGAAGGTCTCCGCCTTCACCGAGTTCGGCGTGACCAACGGCGTCGGGACAGGCGGCTCCAGCCCCGAGCAGTCGTTCACCAAGGTGCTGGACGCGATCAAGGCGGACCCTCGGGCCAGCCGGTCCGCGTACATGCAGACCTGGGCCAACTTCGACGCGGGCCAGCACTACGTGCCCGTGACCGGCGACGCCCTCCTGCCGGACTTCCAGGCGTACGCGGCCGACCCGTTCACCCTGTTCGCCGGGGAGGTCACGGGCGCGTTCGACCGGGCCGTGGACACGACGCCGGCGGGCCCGATCCTGCACATCGCGTCCCCGGCCGACGGCGCCCGCGTCGCCACCTCGCCGACGACCATCCGCGCCACGGTCCAGAACGTCGACGCCGACCGCGTCTACGCCACGGTCGGCGACACCGAGATCGACCTCTCCCCCGGCGACGGCCTCTGGTGGTCCGCACCGTGGGACATCCCCGCGGAGCAGCTGGACAACAGCACGCAGACGCTCGAGGTCCACGTGGTCGTCGACGGCGTCGAGGTGCTCACCGAGAGCTCGTCGGTGGTCCTCGGGCCCCGACCGACGTTCGGTCCCGGCGTCGTCGACGACTTCGAGGGGTACGGCGACGACACCGCGCTGCGCGCCGAGCTCGTCTCCTACGGCGCCAACACGTTGTCGCTGGACACGAGCGGGCCGTCGCAGGCGCTGCGGATGGACTACGACTTCGCCACGCAGACCTACACCGGGTTCGGCAAGCAGGTCAGCGGCGACTGGTCGTCCTTCAACGAGCTGGCCCTGTGGGTCGACCCGGACGGCTCCGGCAACACGATGGTCCTGCAGCTCGTCGCCGGTGGCGTCTCCTACGAGGCATACCCGTCGCTGGAGGGCACCGAGCCCGGCGTCGTGACGTTCCCGTTCGTCGACTGGCGACCGGCCCCGTGGGACACCGCCAACGCCGACCGCCGGATCACCGACGCAGACCTGCGGGCCGTCTCGCAGCTCAACATCTACGTCAACGCGGCCGAGGACGGCACGGCGGCCTCGTCGGGCAGCATCGTGGTCGACGACATCGCCGCCCTGCCGGGGGTCGAACCTCCGCCGGTGTTCTCCGACGTGCTGCCGGGGTCGCCGAACGTCGACAGCATCATCTGGCTGCACGAGCAGGGGCTCGTCGACGCCTACGCGGACGGCACGTTCCGGCCGAGCAGGCCGCAGACGCGCCAGGACGCGGCGACGCTGCTCTACCGGTACACGGACTCGACGTTCGTCCCGGCGGTGCGGAAGCCGACGTTCCGCGACGTGCCCAAGAAGCACGCCGCGTACACGGCGGTCGAGTGGCTGGCGCACGAGGGGCTCGTCGACACCGGGATCCCGCTGTTCCTGCCGAGGGCGCCGCTGGACCGCTCGTCCGCGGCGGAGCTGCTCTGGCGCCTGGCGGGTTCGCCGGAGCCCGCGGCACCCGAGGCGTTCACCGACGTCCCGTCGTGGCACCCGTACGGCACGGCCATCGCCTGGGCCACCGAGACCGGCATCATCGTGCCGACGTCGGCCACGAGGTACGGCGTGCTCACGGTGGTCACCCGCGGTGACTTCGCCGGGTACCTCGACCGGTACGACCACCGGCCGTCCCCGCTGGAGCCCGTCGTGCTGTCCGACTTCACGGACGGCGCGCAGGGCTGGGGGCCGGTGGGCGAGGGCACGGCCACCGGTTCCGACGGAGCGCTGACCATCGCGGCCGCGTCTCCCGACGGCGGCTGGTTCGGGGTCGCCCCGGCGGTGGCTGACTGGACCGGGCGCACCGAGCTCCGGTTCGACGTGGTGTCCACCACCGGGTTCGACACCAAGGCGGCCCTGCAGGTGGGCTCGTCGTGGACCTGGTGCGAGACGGCGCAGGTGGGCTGGATCGCCGGCCCGACCGCCGACGTCGTCGTCGACCTGGCCACCCTGAGCGCCGAGTGCGGCGCCCAGCTGTCGGACGTGAAGAAGGTCAACCTCTACCTCAACGCCGGCACCCACGTCCTGGACGACGTCGAGCTCCACTAG
- a CDS encoding DUF3995 domain-containing protein has product MTRTGQSWVPPAWVAWAAVAVAFAFAAVSLVWALGSTAGLDTLGGTIERRALDGDPVLRAANVVALVLKVLGGVLALALVQPWGRRLPRRLLLALGWSGASVLVLYGLLQTTAVVLVAAGVVVPAEPLSDRALTWRLFLWEPWFLVWGLLLAGATLRSQRLSSQRTSRRNSSTRDGES; this is encoded by the coding sequence GTGACGCGGACCGGGCAGTCGTGGGTGCCGCCGGCGTGGGTGGCGTGGGCGGCCGTCGCGGTCGCGTTCGCCTTCGCGGCGGTCAGCCTCGTGTGGGCGCTCGGGAGCACGGCCGGCCTGGACACGCTGGGCGGCACGATCGAGCGCAGGGCCCTGGACGGCGACCCCGTGCTGCGGGCCGCCAACGTGGTGGCCCTGGTGCTCAAGGTGCTCGGCGGCGTGCTGGCCCTCGCGCTCGTCCAGCCGTGGGGGCGCCGACTGCCGCGGCGCCTGCTGCTGGCCCTGGGCTGGTCCGGTGCGTCGGTCCTGGTGCTCTACGGGCTGCTGCAGACGACGGCGGTCGTGCTCGTCGCGGCGGGCGTCGTCGTCCCGGCCGAGCCGCTGTCCGACCGCGCCCTGACCTGGCGGCTGTTCCTGTGGGAGCCGTGGTTCCTGGTGTGGGGACTGCTCCTGGCGGGCGCGACGCTGCGCAGTCAGCGGCTGAGCAGCCAGCGCACCTCGCGCCGGAACAGCTCGACGCGCGACGGGGAGTCGTAG
- a CDS encoding cupin domain-containing protein yields the protein MIDIPELAAQHLDAARADQYGRSAGIVAHDGELRQTVIALTAGSSLGEHNSPNAATLQVIGGRVRVASADGDIEATTGQLWVLTHERHSVHAVEDSTFLLTTVTGVGRESHG from the coding sequence ATGATCGACATCCCCGAGCTCGCTGCGCAGCACCTGGACGCCGCGCGCGCCGACCAGTACGGACGCTCCGCGGGCATCGTGGCCCACGACGGCGAGCTGCGTCAGACGGTGATCGCACTGACCGCCGGTTCGAGCCTCGGCGAGCACAACTCCCCGAACGCCGCGACCCTCCAGGTGATCGGCGGACGGGTGCGCGTGGCGTCCGCCGACGGGGACATCGAGGCGACGACGGGCCAGCTGTGGGTGCTCACGCACGAGCGGCACTCGGTGCACGCGGTCGAGGACTCGACCTTCCTGCTGACCACGGTCACGGGGGTCGGGCGGGAGTCGCACGGCTGA
- a CDS encoding endonuclease/exonuclease/phosphatase family protein: MTSPLDRLRVMTYNVKGLHVSRPDVIAVVRAAAPDVLGVQEPPRGLLGRWRMWRFARAVGMRTVVNGRGARTTALLVAPGRSVSERSALRLPNLSGRTKRGVAVATVDGIRFVVVHLSLVRDERAAHLSELLRDHVPATRTVVLGDLNELPDGPTWTRLTSVLVDADPAGGPTFPAVDPQHRIDAVLTTPDLLPGAATILSGPEVLHASDHRPLLVEVTLPQ, from the coding sequence GTGACCTCACCCCTCGACCGCCTGCGCGTCATGACCTACAACGTCAAGGGCCTGCACGTGTCCCGCCCGGACGTGATCGCGGTGGTCCGTGCCGCCGCGCCCGACGTCCTCGGGGTGCAGGAGCCCCCACGCGGGCTGCTCGGCCGGTGGCGCATGTGGCGGTTCGCGCGTGCGGTCGGCATGCGCACGGTCGTCAACGGCCGTGGCGCCCGCACGACGGCCCTGCTGGTCGCGCCCGGCCGGTCCGTCTCGGAGCGCTCGGCGCTGCGGCTGCCCAACCTGTCCGGCCGCACCAAGCGCGGCGTCGCGGTGGCCACCGTCGACGGCATCCGGTTCGTCGTCGTGCACCTGTCGCTCGTGCGCGACGAGCGCGCCGCCCACCTGTCCGAGCTCCTGCGCGACCACGTGCCGGCGACGCGCACGGTGGTGCTCGGCGACCTCAACGAGCTGCCCGACGGCCCCACCTGGACGCGATTGACCAGCGTGCTCGTCGACGCCGACCCCGCCGGCGGCCCCACGTTCCCGGCGGTCGACCCCCAGCACCGGATCGACGCCGTCCTGACGACCCCCGACCTGCTCCCCGGCGCGGCGACGATCCTGTCCGGCCCGGAGGTCCTGCACGCGAGCGACCACCGCCCGCTCCTGGTCGAGGTGACGCTGCCGCAGTGA
- a CDS encoding fructosamine kinase family protein encodes MRDPMMAMLLERLHSAGMTDVVEVEPAPGGLAATAGLARRGDGSSVFVKAFAESPSDDAFAAEAEGLTCLRTAGGITTPTVVLATPDVLVLDVLHPRPRDEAFWEQLAHALARLHTSTTHPRFGWHRDNWLGRRRQVNTWEDDGFTFFARHRLLRWLDEPRVREALDAADRAALERLCARLPELLPDRPACLAHGDLWAQNVLATADGTPALIDPAVSYTWAEVDLAHLWTTAPPPEAHGFFDLYAELTGSDAGWRDRMPILQLRQHLAVIAQFDDDWGAADQARATLAPFRSGRRQQQPVADQTAG; translated from the coding sequence GTGCGCGATCCGATGATGGCGATGCTGCTCGAGCGGCTGCACAGCGCGGGGATGACGGATGTCGTCGAGGTGGAACCGGCACCCGGTGGCCTCGCCGCGACCGCGGGACTCGCGCGCCGCGGCGACGGCTCGTCGGTGTTCGTCAAGGCGTTCGCCGAGTCACCGTCGGACGACGCCTTCGCCGCCGAGGCCGAGGGGCTGACCTGCCTGCGGACGGCGGGCGGCATCACGACTCCCACGGTCGTCCTCGCCACCCCGGACGTGCTCGTCCTGGACGTGCTGCACCCGCGGCCGCGCGACGAGGCGTTCTGGGAGCAGCTGGCGCACGCGCTCGCGCGCCTGCACACCTCGACGACGCACCCCCGGTTCGGGTGGCACCGCGACAACTGGCTCGGCCGCCGTCGCCAGGTCAACACGTGGGAGGACGACGGCTTCACCTTCTTCGCCCGGCACCGGTTGTTGCGCTGGCTGGACGAGCCACGGGTCCGCGAGGCGCTCGACGCCGCGGACCGGGCGGCCCTGGAACGACTCTGCGCGCGGCTGCCGGAGCTCCTGCCGGACCGGCCCGCGTGCCTCGCGCACGGCGACCTCTGGGCGCAGAACGTGCTGGCCACCGCCGACGGGACCCCGGCGCTGATCGACCCGGCGGTGTCCTACACGTGGGCCGAGGTCGACCTGGCCCACCTGTGGACCACGGCGCCGCCGCCCGAGGCGCACGGGTTCTTCGACCTGTACGCCGAGCTCACCGGGAGTGACGCCGGCTGGCGCGACCGCATGCCGATCCTGCAGCTGCGCCAGCACCTGGCCGTGATCGCGCAGTTCGACGACGACTGGGGCGCCGCCGACCAGGCCCGCGCGACGCTCGCGCCGTTCCGGTCAGGACGCCGGCAGCAGCAACCCGTCGCGGACCAGACCGCGGGCTGA